The DNA region cctcctcctcactGTTTTCCCATCTTCATAATACCCAACATCAAGTAGTGTCTGTGACATCTTGATCTGTTCCTCTCACTCTCTTCCTTTCCCGCTCTCGTCTTGAAACCTAGATCCCGTCCAAACTTGTGCCATCTTGTTTCAGGCGTCGTTGCGTTGATTCCACAATCCTGCCAGCTTCCCGCTCGTCCAGCATCGCTTTCCGGCATCATGACGACGAGCACCTCACAACCCGGGCAGATCATGCCCGGTGGTGACATGGACCGCCAGCACCACCACATCATCAGCACCACGCAAGTACCGCCTTTGGCCATCAGGACGGACGTAATGGAAAACTACAACATCATGACTCCCGagcaacaccaccaccaacaacaacaacaccaacaccagcatcatcaacaccagcgCCAATTCCCCGTCCAGGACCCCCAGCAACAAAACTACTACCAGCTCTCCGCCGTCAGCCAGCAGTATCATTCACCGAGCATGAACCAGACGGCCTGGTCCTCGCCCCAGTCCATGTCGGCCGACGATTTTGACAGTCGCAACGCGAACAACGTCAACTACTCATACCGTGGTCAGGCCGTttccgcagcagcagcatcttACAACCCCTCGGTTCTCTCGCCACGGACCTGgcccgccgccatccagacTTCTCCCCCTACCACGTCCAGCGCCGCCCAGTTCGACCTGCCCCTTCGCTCCCAGGAGCCCGTCTATGACGGCCTCAGCAACTCGATGTCCATGTCGCCAGAGGAACTCCACGGTGCTGACCTCCAAGTCCATCTGCACTACGACAACGGGGCCTTTCACCCGCAGGGCTTCGACGCGCGCCACCTTGAGAGCGAGCGATTTCAGTACGAGTCCTCGCCCGCCACGGACGCCCCCGGGTCCCCCTACACgggctcgccggcgtccttcCACGCAGACTTCAGCGCGGAGCCGGACGTgatcccccctcctcctctcgccaccaacaccaccaccggtACCAGCACCATCACACCACCCACGAGCACCCCGAgagcgtcggcggcatccaAGGAgagcgccggcggcgaggagcccTACGCCAAGCTCATCCACCGAGCTCTGCTGCACGCCCCAGACCACTCCATGACCCTGCAGGAGCTGTACAAGTGGTTCCGCAACAACACTGACAAGCCTCACAAGACGGAGGGAACCGGGTGGCAGAACAGCATCCGCCACAACCTCAGCATGAACGAAGTGAGTTAG from Colletotrichum higginsianum IMI 349063 chromosome 4, whole genome shotgun sequence includes:
- a CDS encoding fork head domain-containing protein produces the protein MTTSTSQPGQIMPGGDMDRQHHHIISTTQVPPLAIRTDVMENYNIMTPEQHHHQQQQHQHQHHQHQRQFPVQDPQQQNYYQLSAVSQQYHSPSMNQTAWSSPQSMSADDFDSRNANNVNYSYRGQAVSAAAASYNPSVLSPRTWPAAIQTSPPTTSSAAQFDLPLRSQEPVYDGLSNSMSMSPEELHGADLQVHLHYDNGAFHPQGFDARHLESERFQYESSPATDAPGSPYTGSPASFHADFSAEPDVIPPPPLATNTTTGTSTITPPTSTPRASAASKESAGGEEPYAKLIHRALLHAPDHSMTLQELYKWFRNNTDKPHKTEGTGWQNSIRHNLSMNEAFKRRLQAIFPNMNGNGTGTEKRVSEWYLNPQYIKDIRPTTHFRDGNRSSSRALFSRRNTASGGAGVGAGGGGGGGGGGGGGGMGGADSNRRNSPPRSSTVTHYQNPDYPNRSMPGRAISGRRGGRATTSARNARRQRSQTGSLSPVIGGPTNISAAATAAAAVAQQQQHLQQHYTYSAAQIQGYQTRAGEMRRRSQRAEQQHHLTNPIMGGGVGPMAPATLASNNTSAPVAFMGGANGAQGGVAPQPYQLQQQQQHFGLADVSGVYNPSPPADDVIYGWGSDAQM